In Candidatus Micrarchaeota archaeon, the genomic stretch TATCGAAAAGGTCGGTGAAGATGTCGGAAGAACGGTCCTGGAAACATTAGAACGCATCGGTAAATAGATGATAAACGAGCGTGATAATGGGCAGATAATTAGAAAAATGACAGATGTTAAGAAAAAGGGTGGGGATGTTATGACCGATGAACTGTCCGATGAGATGATACAAAGGAGCGAGGAACTGCTGGAAGAAGGTAAGATCGAAGAGAGTGAAGAGGTCAGTGAAGAACTTGTTGAATTAAATCCCGATGATGCGCTTGCACTTTATGTTCGAGGGAAAACATTGTACATGGATGAACAGTTCGAAGAAGCGTTAGCCGTTCTATCGAAATCTGCAGAACTCGATAGGGAACGTCCGGAAACATGGACCATGATAGGATTATGTCTGATAGCATTGAACAGGGTCGACGAAGCCGTTGATCCGTTAGAATACGCATGGGCCAAGGACCCGGACATATTGATTGCCGGGTACGCGTTAGGTCTGGCAAGGTTGTTGAAAGGCGAAACAGACAAAGCAGAGGAACTATTTGAAACCGTTCTGAAGAAGGATCCGAAAAGGTTTATGGAGTATACAAACCAGATGTACAACCGGTTGATA encodes the following:
- a CDS encoding tetratricopeptide repeat protein: MTDELSDEMIQRSEELLEEGKIEESEEVSEELVELNPDDALALYVRGKTLYMDEQFEEALAVLSKSAELDRERPETWTMIGLCLIALNRVDEAVDPLEYAWAKDPDILIAGYALGLARLLKGETDKAEELFETVLKKDPKRFMEYTNQMYNRLIAPSQISSTTKSYIEREIERIRLKYGV